A single Vulpes lagopus strain Blue_001 chromosome 3, ASM1834538v1, whole genome shotgun sequence DNA region contains:
- the GPER1 gene encoding G-protein coupled estrogen receptor 1 has protein sequence MSCVANPESCAPGAMDVTSPVPVFGMETHPGASNSTSPELNLSHTLTGAILANQTGELSEHQQYVIGLFLSCLYTIFLFPIGFVGNILILVVNISFREKMTIPDLYFINLAAADLILVADSLIEVFNLDEQYYDITVLCTFMSLFLQINMYSSIFFLTWMSFDRYIALAKAMRSSLFRTKHHARLSCGLIWMASVSATLVPFTAVHLQHTEEVCFCFADVKEIQWLEVTLGFIIPFAIIGLCYSLIVRVLIKAHKHRGLRPRRQKALRMIFAVVLVFFICWLPENVFISVHLLQRTQPGDAPCKQSFRHAYPLTGHIVNLAAFSNSCLNPLIYSFLGETFRDKLRLYIEQKTNMSALNRFCHAALKAVIPDSTEQSDVRFSSAV, from the coding sequence ATGAGCTGTGTGGCAAATCCTGAAAGCTGTGCACCTGGGGCTATGGATGTGACGTCCCCAGTGCCTGTCTTTGGCATGGAGACGCACCCAGGCGCCTCTAACAGCACCTCCCCAGAGCTCAACTTGTCCCACACACTCACTGGCGCCATCCTGGCAAACCAGACAGGTGAGCTCTCTGAGCACCAGCAGTACGTGATTGGGcttttcctctcctgcctctaCACCATCTTCCTCTTCCCCATCGGCTTCGTGGGGAACATCCTAATACTGGTGGTGAACATCAGCTTCCGGGAAAAGATGACAATCCCAGACCTGTACTTCATCAACCTGGCGGCAGCCGACCTCATCCTGGTGGCCGACTCCCTAATTGAGGTGTTTAACTTGGACGAGCAGTACTACGACATCACCGTGCTATGCACCTTCATGTCCCTCTTCCTGCAGATCAACATGTACAGCAGCATTTTCTTCCTCACATGGATGAGCTTTGATCGCTACATCGCCCTGGCCAAGGCCATGCGTTCCAGCCTGTTCCGCACCAAGCACCATGCCAGGCTGAGCTGTGGCCTCATCTGGAtggcttctgtctctgccacGCTGGTGCCCTTCACTGCGGTACACCTGCAGCACACGGAGGAGGTCTGCTTCTGCTTTGCAGATGTCAAGGAGATCCAGTGGCTCGAGGTTACCCTGGGTTTCATCATCCCCTTCGCCATCATTGGCCTGTGTTACTCCCTTATCGTCCGGGTCCTCATCAAGGCTCACAAGCACCGAGGCTTGCGCCCCAGGAGGCAGAAAGCCCTCCGCATGATCTTTGCGGTTGTCCTTGTCTTCTTCATCTGCTGGTTGCCGGAGAATGTCTTCATCAGTGTTCACCTCCTGCAGCGCACGCAGCCAGGAGATGCTCCCTGCAAACAGTCTTTCCGCCATGCCTACCCCCTCACTGGCCACATTGTCAACCTGGCGGCTTTCTCCAACAGCTGCCTGAACCCCCTCATCTACAGCTTTCTGGGGGAGACCTTTAGGGACAAACTGAGACTGTACATTGAGCAGAAAACCAACATGTCAGCTCTGAACCGCTTTTGTCATGCTGCCCTGAAGGCAGTCATTCCAGACAGTACTGAACAGTCAGATGTGAGGTTCAGTAGTGCAGTGTAG
- the LOC121487705 gene encoding uncharacterized protein LOC121487705 isoform X2, with protein sequence MSSHNMSWVQYPSCVSTAVEDVIAAQSIISRCLHVYMALSVPISLVAGLFNLTTFIKGRTRQGSLDAFLLDLTVTNMLVTLLSLTAISRPDYMATTNLSCAILCFLANVCYFNVQYAQLAMLSVFLLQGSLPCLRMVINGAQSSVASLAAIGGCAFCSSLVLVALLGTSGELFQTTLCQVDPLTAWPEYEIVKVSLGFGLALVLKLAFFILLVVQLARRAAPPQRDTASAPSVVLAMALTTFVCRLLYSIALLRRARLKLQRDIGSPRDELFMNLAELVLFGESCVNSLAILFLHGPCRLALLKVPEHLTQRCRKEEPSNSFSLKRIEG encoded by the coding sequence ATGAGCTCTCACAACATGTCATGGGTACAGTACCCAAGCTGCGTCTCCACAGCAGTGGAAGATGTCATTGCCGCGCAGAGCATCATCTCTAGATGCCTGCATGTCTACATGGCTCTGAGTGTCCCGATAAGCTTGGTGGCTGGGCTCTTCAACCTGACCACCTTCATAAAGGGCCGCACAAGGCAGGGGAGCCTGGACGCATTCCTCTTAGACCTCACTGTCACCAACATGCTGGTGACATTGCTCTCCCTCACCGCCATCAGCCGGCCGGACTACATGGCCACCACCAACCTGAGCTGTGCCATCCTCTGCTTCCTGGCCAACGTCTGCTACTTCAATGTGCAATACGCACAGCTGGCCATGCTCTCTGTGTTCCTGCTGCAGGGCTCCTTGCCCTGCCTGCGTATGGTCATCAATGGGGCCCAGAGCTCTGTGGCAAGTCTGGCTGCCATTGGGGGCTGTGCCTTCTGCAGCTCCCTGGTGCTGGTGGCCCTGCTGGGCACATCTGGGGAGCTGTTCCAAACCACCCTGTGCCAGGTAGACCCACTGACCGCCTGGCCAGAGTATGAAATTGTGAAGGTCAGCCTAGGCTTTGGGCTGGCCCTTGTCCTGAAGCTGGCGTTCTTCATCCTGCTTGTTGTCCAGCTGGCCCGGCGGGCAGCCCCTCCCCAGAGAGATACAGCCTCTGCTCCCTCAGTAGTTCTGGCCATGGCCCTGACCACGTTTGTCTGCCGACTCCTCTACAGCATCGCACTCCTGCGACGGGCCCGGCTGAAGCTGCAGAGGGACATTGGCTCGCCCAGGGATGAGCTCTTCATGAACCTGGCAGAGCTGGTCCTGTTTGGGGAGAGCTGTGTGAATTCGCTGGCCATCCTCTTCCTCCATGGGCCTTGCAGGCTGGCACTGCTGAAAGTTCCAGAGCACCTCACCCAACGGTGCAGGAAGGAAGAGCCAAGCAACAGCTTTTCCTTAAAGAGAATCGAGGGTTAA